Genomic segment of Lemur catta isolate mLemCat1 chromosome 2, mLemCat1.pri, whole genome shotgun sequence:
GAAGGGGTGGTGAGGTCTGGTTCCCAACTCAGGAGTAGCTGCAGCAAAGTCAAGTTCCTGATGTCTTGTGCTCAGTAGCAGCACCACAGTGACATCAGTTTCCCCCTTTGAACTGGTCCTATAGCACAGTTTAGGGCATCATTCCTGGAAACTTTACCTCAAATCTATTTCCCAGCTCTGCAAATGATTGTTTGTCCTtcaatttcctttaataaatcCTATCTTCCTCAAACATCAGATTGTCAGCAGCCAACAACCCACTTCACGTGCTGGCTAAGCCAGGAACACCCGACTCTGAATCTATTGCATCTACACCAGGCTATAGTGTGAGCCATTCCTGCAACAGACAGTGTTGGCCTGGACCTCATCCCCCCTTTCCTTCTTGAGTCAGATGCAAAGAAAGATAGAAGGAAAGTGGCTTTCCCTCTGACTCCCACCATCCCAAGAGCACTTACAGAACAAGAATTctctttcattgaatttttattacCAACAATTTGTGCAGGGCTTAGCACAGAGAAGGCATTCCAGCAGTTTctgatgaatgaaaatgaatgaatgaatggtcaaGTACACTGTAAAGTTATACCCAGCTAAATCCTCAATCCACAACCGTGCCGCCCATTAACAGCACCCACTAGCCACACATAGCTACTAAACACTTGGAATGTGGCCAGTGCAAATGAGGaactgtatttctattttatttcagtgaacttaaattttaaaactgatacCTAATTCCATTTTTGGAAAACCTTTAGCTTAACTTGTGCATGCAAATATACTTTATCAGCTACTAATTTTATAAAAGCTAAACACAGATCAAATATTTCCAGTCAAAAGTTATAACACAAATTGAGATATGCTGTAATTATAACGTACACCAGCTTCCAAATactcaatatgaaaaaaatgtaaaatataccaTTCATTTTATGCTGATATGGAAATGACAATATTCTGGATATATTATTATAGGTCACCAGGGTGTCGTCTCTGCACAGATCTGTGGAATGAAAGGAGGGCCCTTGGAGAGCCTCTAATATGGTCACTTCATTCCAAGGGTGAGGAGACCGAACCCAAGAAGATGAAAGCTGTTCTAGTTAGCCCAAGAGCCAGAGCCAAGTGTTGCTTTCTGACGCCCACTGGAACATGCCATCTCTCAGCATTAGGTGACAGTAAATATATGCCAACTGGGTTTGATTTGAGAAGGGAAGGGTCCACCTTACAGGATCACACAAGCTGCACCTACCCCAGGATTTCCAAGCCTCCCTTTGCCAGTACTGGGAACCCATTCTAGGAATTTTGGTGGGGGCCAGAAAGCATTCCATGCCATCACAGGAATCCCCGTGGCTTCTATTCCAAAAGACCggaaacttaaaattatttgtttgagGGTAGGAAGAAACACAAAGATGCCTTTGACTGGCTTGGAGAGTGAGGAAGAGCCCATGGGAGACCATGGAAAAGCAGTGCTGGGGCTAAGGGGGAGAAAGATGCTCGTCAAGGTCCAATCCTGAGCCAAGTGAAGGGGGGAAAGGCCAAGGCACCAACCTGGAGTGACTGGCAGCccctggtggggtgggaggacccACGAGAACGGTGGGAGAGgacaggtggggctggggaaacAGGGAAGGGACAGAAGGGCCCACCTTCAACAGCTTGCTTCTAACACAAAGGAAGATGAACCTCCTGACTCACGTGGGCCCTAGACAATTGTCATACTAGAAACACAATCTACAACGCTTTCCTCCAACCTGTCCCCATAGGTACAACTTTACCAAATAAAACCATTCACACCCCCATCCAAATGTACCAATCCGAGCAAAATATAGTTAGTAACAAAGAAagacaattttcttattttatgattcATAGGCAATCATAGAAAAAGCtttaatatgtttaattaaaTACAGAAGCAAATTGCTAGTGTTGCCAGAGAGTTTGCTTGCCTGCCCTTGAACAAATTAACAACACCTGTTTGCAAACAAAAGCATTGCCAGAATCGAGTCTAACCCTGCGTTCTCTTTTCAGGACTCAGCCTATTCATCTCTTTTGTATACAGTGTCTAACACATAGTAGGTCTTGAATAAACATCTGTTGACTGATGGGGTGCTCTTTAATCCCTATCTTTTATTTCCTAACCCTAAACTGGATCTTGATCCATGGGGAAAACATCCCCACCCATCCATTCCTAGAGTGACCCTGTCTCTTTCAATAGCCTCTGAAACACAACATTGGTTTAGAGACACTTGCCTGAGGGGAATGACTGAGGGtttcagagagagaaacaaagactgGGCACAGTAATgaggcaaaggaaaaaagatgccCAGTCGGAGAATAACAGAATGAGACAGATTCAGAGATGGGGCAACTGCAGGAGATAGGGACAGAAAAATGAAGCCGGAGAGACTTAAAACTCACATAGTTGGAGATAAAGAGATAAAAGGGTTGGGTGAGAACAGTAATCTTGAAATTTCTTCTCAGCTTTAATGCTTTGTGGGAGATAAtggcagagagagggggagacaAGGCATGAGCGAAAAGAGATAAAAGGAAGGTAAGGGACCCAGAGCGGGTGGGCCGGGTGTGCCCGTCCCTCTCTCCATCCGGCCGGAGCCCTCCTCCTACGCTGGCCCACAGCAGGGCCTCCTTCATGCCCCCAGCCCTGCAAGCGCAGGCTGTGCTCCtaactcccccacccccacccccacccccacatccctGATCCACTCTGCAAGTCCAGTCCTCTCTCCCCAGCATCGCCCACGCAGCATTCTCGCCGCTCCCGCCCACACGCAGGTCACGCCTCGCCCGCACCCCCTGCCCGCGGCGTGGGCGCGGTCCGAGTGCGGCCTCAGCTCGCGGGAGCGCATCTTGTCTCCCAGGACGGCCGTGCCTGTCAGGGCTCCGGACCCTCCCTCCCGTGCTCCAGTATTCCCCGGGACGCCAGCCCAGTCCCTACGCTGCGCCCGCGGGGCAGCCCGACCGTCCCGGGCCCGCTTCCAGGAGGCCGACCCGGCGCGGCCATCTCCTGGGCTCCCGCGCCCCCTGCCGGCCAGCAGGGGACCTGCAGGCGGGCCCGCGTCGGCGGCCGGGGGGTCCGACGCCAGGAGGCTGGCGAGGGCACCGCGGCCTCACGGGTGGCCCCGGGCGGCGTCCGAGGGCTCGGAGGAGGGCGGCAGGCTCAGCCAGGATCCGCTGATGTGTCCGTAGGCGCTGAGGCACAGCCCCGCGCTCCCTCTGCCCCGAGTGCCGCGGCCGGGCGGGCGCTCAGAGCTTCTCGTCCAGCTCCAGGCCCCGGTTATCCCGGGCGCGCCCGCGGGCTGGGCTGCCGGCCGGCGTCCCGCTCAGGTAGTTCTGGATGGCGGAGGCGCAGTCCAGCCGCTCCATGACCGTCATGAGGTAGTGCAGCTCCTGCAGACTGCCGTTCTGCTCCTCAAACAGCTCCAGGATGGCCGCGGCAGGGCTGCGCTGGCAGGACAGGAACCTGGCGGGgaggcgaggaggaggagggagcaggggggAGCTCAGCCCCGGCTCCAGCCCCGCTGGGATGCTCTGCGGCCGCACACTGCCACGCACCCACGCCCCGCACGCTCCGCGTCCTCCTGCTCTAGTCCCCTTCCAGGGCACTGGGGTGGCCCAAGGCCCCAGAACTTTGGAACCTGAGATTGTCCTGGCTTAGAGGCTCACTGGCTGGCCCTCCTCCTCTCTAGGCCTGTTTCCTCTTACAAAGCTGAGGGTTTAGATGAGACTTGTGAGGCTGCTTCCAGCTCTGATGATCTGTAATTGCCTTCTCCCCCTCTCACCCTACATACACTGCTTGCCTCACCCtagcctccttccttcctctctcccagaCCACATCCTGTCCGCCACCAAGGAAGCAGCTGCCCTAAACCATGGCTTTTTATCAGGACCCTCCCCTGCTCAAAAACCTTCCAGAGTCCCTTTCGCCTACTAACTGAGCCCAGGTTCCTGACTTTCTGGCTCATCCACCTGGTCTTGCCCTGCCTCTCTGACCTTTCCCCCCCTTCTCCCATCCTGAACCTCCTTGCCTCCAGCTTGTCCCTTTCCCACCTTGCACACACCACACCCGCAGCCaccccccctccacctcccctcaAACAGAACAGCTGATCGCCTCTTCCCCATCACCTCCTCCTTGAAGCCCTTTCTAATTCCCACCGCCCAGGTGGAAGAGACCGTTCTGCACCTCTCAGTTCAGACTGCTAGTCACAGCTCCCACAATTCATTAGTATTCTTGCTTCAGCTATTTTATGCCTCTTTTCAACATGTTATGCAATATCGGATACGTACAAGAAGGCACAGgaacatttgcttttattttttaggttcTCTGTACCTCTTCCTAGAGCATGTGCTCCTACAAGCTGGGACCACGTCTCGTTCTTTTTGTATCCCAGTGCTTATCACAGCCTCCAGGACATAGTAGGCATTTGATAAAtgcttaaataaatgaatgattttaaaatccaCCCTCTTTTCAGGATCCAGTTCTAGCCCCATCTCCTGAATGAAGTCTTCCTTGATCGCTGCACTCATAGTCTGGGTTCTGGGGCTTAGTGCAGAATTGTCCTCTTACTGATTTCTTTGTGGCTTCCTTGACAGGGATCATGGCTGCACTGCCACCATTACTGCTAACACTTATTGAATTAACATGTGCCAGGTACCCAGCTACATGCTTTACACACATTATCCCATAATATGCTATTCTATTCCAGGGCACAGTATGGCAAGCACTCAATATGTACCCCATCATTTGCATGCTAACTGATTcactgttaaatatttattgagcacctactatgagccaaGCATCATTCCAGTACTAAGGATACAGTGACAAATAGAAAGAGCTGCCTTTTTTTATGGGGAAAAGGGGAAGGAGTAGCCATTCTCTGATTTTAAGTCACTTCCTTATCTGTGGTCTGGTCCCCAAATTGTCCTGAGAACTGTCCACCCTCCTCTCCCATCCATAGACCTTGCCCCTCTTCATACCGGATTTTCATGCCGCACAGCCCCAGGTGGGAGGCAAGTCTGCGCCAGTCATTGCCTGTGATGCTGTTTGGCTCCAACAACATCTGCAGCTGCTCAAAGAGCTCTGGGGGCAGCCTGAGGCACGAGGAAAAGGATGTTCTTGGAGGAAAGGACCAAAGAGACCAGTCTagttctccctccccacccccagtgctgTACTTGCCCTGTAAGTGCCAGGGCAGGAATCCCAACATCCCCCCAGGCAGTAGCCCAAGCAAACACCATCTCACCTATTGCACGGGGGTGGCTGGGAGACAGGGGGTGGCGCTGCCCAAGGTTCCTCCTCTGATGCCTGGAATCTGAGGATTTCCATGTACTTGGTCTCCAAGCCCTGAGTCGACAGAAAACACACTTAGAGAGCATAAgacatccccctgagtcagaagcTGGGGTCCTACATCCATTCCTCATATTTCTCCTTCAGCTTGTCACCCAGAGCCACTTTACCAGGATATATAAGCCCACCTCACCCTGCACCCTCTACCTTATGCTTCCCTGATCTCAGAACCCCACTTTCAGCCTTAAGTTTGCCCACTGAGCTCTTTGGAAACTGGGACATGAGGAGCAAACAGGGTGCATCCTAAGCCACCAGGAACAGTCCTGGGTGGGGTCGTGGTAGGCAGCAGGAGGTCTTCCAATAACAGAGACACTGAACTCAGGCATGTATGCCCCCTTCCCTCCATTCCAACTTTCCCTGGTTCTTCCTCCCCCAGTGACAATCTGAGGGTATCTGCCTACCCTCCACCAAGATGCCACCATGGTTCCCCAAGACTCTCAACCCTGACTTCTTCATTTCTCCCTCTGGtgcagtgggaggaggggaaggataCCTGAGTCTCATCCCAGCTATTCAGTACCACCTCCCCAAAATGAATATACCAGTCATCATCCCTCAGATGTAGACAATTAGCCTACAAAGAAACCATGTCTCCTTGGTGCCCCAGTTCCTCTGAGTTGGGAGAAGGAGTTAAACTAGTGTTTGGTTCTTTTAACCTCCTGCTGGAGTCATCCACTGACAGACAAGAGGGAGTCAGGGATGGAGGGTGACTAGGAGGCCAGATGGTCCGAGCCCCAAGAGCTGATATGGCTGCTCTGTGAAAAGTGCATCCTCACCTACTTGATTATGTGATTATGGGCCGTGCTTAAGGGCACCAGACCTCACACTCACTTTACCCAGGACTCCCCCTGGGTtctgcccttcctctgcccctcagCGTCAACTCACGTCCTGGAAGGTGTGCATGGTGACAATGATCTCATTGGTTAGTGCCGAGCAGTCCTCGTTCTCATTGGCTACAAATAGAAGGTGACAGTGTGGCCAGTGAGTGAGGAAAAGGTCTGGGGTAGAAGCATAAGTCACAGGACTCCACAGTAAAACTTGGAGAATCTGAAGACACTGGGGCTGGAAATGCCTTTCTCTGTGCAAAGCCCTCTGTGGCCCCCGGCCTTCCAGAGAAGGTCTCTGCACGGCTGCCTGAGGCGCTGCAgagccccagggccaggggcaggggaggggaggggagaggacagggcaggAGACACACGGGACTCCTGGGCTACCTGCTTTTCTCCGGAAGCAGAAGGAACGGAAGGGGCACTTTCCATGCCAGATGTGGAGATGGGGGACCAGCTGGCAACTGCTGTCATCCACGTTCTCCCAAcctggggagcaggcagagagcagagagcctCAGAGAGTGCAACCTTGAACTAGTGTTGAGGAGGCTGTAGGGAGGCATGAGGACAGAGCAAAATCAGGGACATCTCAAATGGATGGGAATCCCCAGGGCCTGGTGGGGAACCCCAAGAGTGGCCTTGCTTCTTCCCACACACTCCCTCCACACACAGCATGCAGACCCCCAACaccaccctcctctcccccacctcacccccagaaGCAGCCATGCATGTGCCCTGGCCACACCGCACAGATGCAGTGGGCCCCATAGCCAGTTCCGCGGCCCAGGCCATAAAGGAAAGCGGCCAAGCAGAGAAGATTGGGAAAGCCTCCTCCCAAAACCAGCTCCACCCAGTGGACGTTTAAGagtctccccctccctccctgctccttcgGGGTATAAcacctcttctccccacctcctaCCTGGCGTCACCCTGTCCTGGGGGTGGGTGGCAAAGCCTGGGGGCTCCTTGAggctgctgctggcccaggaaTCTTGGAAAGAAACTTGGGGTTCCCCAATTTTCAGCCCAGAGAGAGGCCCTGAACTCTCCATCTTATGGGGCTCCCTGTggccctgctccccaggcccccGCCTCCCTCACCCTCTGAGATGTACTGGAGTTTCAGGCACTGGTCGCCTCTGGCCCCGGTGAAGTCGAAGAGCTGGCAGGGCCCGCGCAGGCGGCCTCCGTGGGGCTGCTCGTTGGTCAGGGCCCACTGCAGGGCGCAGGGCGTGTTGTTGAGGAAGTAGACACGCAGCTGCAGGTGGGACTGCCCTGGCACCAGCGGGGAGCAGAACACGGCCAGCTGCAGCCATTTGCGGGCTTCCCGCCCCAAAGGTGCCTCCAGCACACAGGTGTAGAGGCTGTGGGGGAGATAGTGGCAAGGACCCAAGCTCAGCAAGGCTGAGACTCCAGCACACCTAGCACCAGGCTCCTGCCGCACCAAGGACCTCTACGGGGACCTTCAAGGAGGCTAGAAGAGCACTCCAGGGGGGCACATAGGGAGGAACTGGTGAGGGGGCTACAAAAAGTGTGTCACACTGACTGGGGACTGGGGACTGGGGACTGAGAGGGGAGGAGAGCCAGCAGGGGAGACAGGGAAGGCGGGCTCAGGGTCACTGTGTTTGGGAGGGTTCTGGCACATGGCCCTGCACTGCTAGTCCGTGGGCATCAAGgagactgggagacagaggaCCTGAGATTCTAGAACGACAAAGGGATGGAGGACAGAGATGGAATCCAGTCTTAGAGAACTGGAAGGGACAAACTGCCCTAGACAGTTTGGGGACAGTCTGAACAGAGGGACAGGGTAGAGGGAGGTAATTTtagagaggcagaggtggggagggataGGAGAGATGGGTTGAGGCAGACACTTCCAGACAAGCAGAAAGCCACAGTGGGACGCACAGTCCCGGGCAGGGCTGGAGTGAGACCAGCTGCCATAGACATTAGAACAGAGGGACACAGGGGGTCAGGGATTTGCAGAACGTCTTGGACATCTGTCAAAGGAGTTCTGTAGAGAGAGATGAGGATGAAGCAGACAGAGAGATGGACACAGGAAGTCAGGCCAATGTGCACGTGCCTACCTGAAGTGGGAGAGGTGGATGTGACACTCATCCCGAGAGGCATGGGCCCCTGACCGCCCCAGGGGCTTCCAGGCCTTGGCGTCGAGCAGGTTGGTATTGCTGCTGTAGGCACGGGCGTGGCTGGGCTGCTGGGCACAGTGTTTGAATGTGAGGGTGCAAGGCTTCAGGAAGGAGGCCCCATGGGGGCCACATGCCACCACAGGGCTTACCAGCCCCTGGGCTCGGGTTAGCGACGGGCCATCTGATAGGTCCCACACCAGGATCAAAGACACGCGCTCCTGCCGGCCCACAGCCACCGCACCTGGGAAGAGGGAGAGCTGAGAAGGGCCTGGCAGGCAGGCGCACCCTGTCACTACGGGAGAGGAGGCggggcaggagcccaggggagAGGGTGTTCAGTAGGGCACACAGGGAGGCAGAATGCAGCTGTGAGCTGACTTGTAGTGTAACCCTGAGCAAGTTGCTCCCCTTTCTTCCAGGGCTGCTGCTAGCCTATACAGTGCTTTGCGTGACTTGGCAAGAGGTGCTTCTCCTTCGTTTTCCTGGAGAATTGGCATAGCATACTGATTCATTAGAACAAGACACTTTACTTCCACCTGCCAGGAAGTTGTCCTAAAAGGTATGTAATATGTCCATCTTTGGAGTCAATAAAGCTATACTAGAAACATAAACAATCTTCAGAATTATAAAGATGTCTATGAACGATGCTCCCTTGGACACGGTGCCCTAATGTGCAGTATGAACAACTGTATGATGAGAAGGGAGCTGGGGAGCTGTTACCTGGTGGGATGAGCAGGGAGATGCCCGTATCCTGCAGCATCAGGCAGCCACCCCGGTGATCCACCTCTCGAGCAGAAAACACCAATAGTTTGTGCATCAGCTGACGGATGACAGTCTGGCCTTGAGTGGGTGTGTGCAGTTCCTGGTAGAAGGCAACTATCTCTGGCAGCGTGGCTGGCAGGCCCTGCCTTGGGGCCTCATTTTCTGGCAGGGGAACAGGTTGGGACTCTGGCTCCTGTTGGCCATCTGGCGTCCTGCTGATCCCCAGCCGCCATCTAGGACAGTGCCATCGAAGGCACTGGGCCAGAAGGAGGACACTTGCCACTGGGACCCCCACCAGCAGTAGGAACTGAGAAGGTTGGAAGGAACTCTCCTGGGGGCACATCTGCCTGGTCACTCGGTGCTGCTGGCCCTCCTGCACCTCTGTGCCAGCCAAAGCCAAGGGCCTGGGGGACAGAAGGGGTCAGAGCCAGGTTAAGCCTTTTCAAGTTGCAGAGGTCAAGACTTGGCTTCCATGTGACTGCAGTGAGGACTAAGTTGTCTTCATTCCAGCATACACTGCATACCCCAGTCTCACCAATTCCTTTAACAAAACttcacccctctctctctctctctctctcactcaagAACCTACCATGACTCTCCATGACCTAGTATAGTACATAACGGTAAGCTCCCTTGAAGCAGAAAGAGCTTGGGTTTGGAGTTTGAGGACATGAGTTCAAATGCCACCTTGGTCACTGTGGCTGAGTAAGCTTGTCATATTGCTTAAAGTACCTCGATTTCCCTCATCTGTCAGAATATCCACCTTGATCTACATGTGCTGATATAGGAAAATCTGtaagaataaaaagcaagtcacagagaGATCCTTTGATCTCAAACATCCTCTGATCTCatcaatatgaaaaacaaaactatttataAGTATAGATACATATTTATGGATGCgtatatgtaaatgaaaatgtgTAGAGAAAGATCTGGAGCAGTGGtgtgcaataaaaatataatgcaagccacatatgtaattttaaatttcctagtgGCCATattgaaaagtaagaaaaaaaacaggagaaattaataatatattttctttaacctaACATAGtcaaaatgttatttcaacaGATAATCAATGTAAATTagtaagatattttacattcttttttcatatcaagtctttgaaatccaTGTATATTTTACACATGTGGCACATCTCACTTGGGACTTGCtgtatttcaagtgctcagtagccatgtGTACTCCTGAGTCCCGTCTTAGACATCGTGGGTCTGGAAGGATACACCACCCAAACTATTCCCATTGGTCACGACTAAAAGACACGACAAATTGAGAGGGTGGAAGGTGTGAACAAGAACTCTGAATTTTCTTCAACTCTTTTTGCTGTACTCTGAATTTCTCACATCAAGCATGTATTTTGTGTTAactttgtaattctttttaaaagctactaaaagttaaaaaaaaaaaaaaaaagcctctcaGGTGACGGTGAGGATGGCGTGAGATCATGTGAACCTGTAGATAGTAAAGCACTGTCCAAATGTGTTTGTTTATGGATGCCCTTCCTTCTGCCAGAGAGGCCTGAAGGTAGCTCACAGGATACGCAAAATACAACAGTAACAAAAGTTAAAAgcagaagtaaaagaaagaaaaacaaaggtggGGCCTGCAGGGCGGCTGGAATGAGGCAGGGAGGAAGCACACACTGCTGGCCTGCTCACCTGGTCACCTGCGGGGCCACAGGCTGAGACGCTCAGCAACCTCCGCCCCCTCCTacctctcctcctccagcccccttAATTTCCAACACCTCATGCTCTGGCCCCCCTGGCTCCCCACGCCTAGTTAATTCTAGCCTCCGGGCTTTCGCTCACGctgttttctccttctccctcccttgctcTCCCCGCCCGCTTCCTCCTGCCACCTGCACCCCTCCTGTGCAATAGCGCCTCCCCCTGGCGCACTAGCCTTTGACAGTCTCGCCGCTCCCCGAGCTCGCTCTCCACAGCCATCCCACCACACTGAGTAACTCCTGATTATATGCTGTCACGTGTGGTTTTTCCACTCAAGTGAACATTTTCTGAGCACCGCTGTGTATCAGGCACCGTGGGAAGTTCAGTCCTGCCAAAGATGACGTCTTattctgctctcaaggagcttcTGCGGGGCTGCAATTCATTGGCTCCGTGGCTGCGTTCCATGAGACACAAAGTCCTCCTTCAAAGTCCTCGGAGGCCCTCTGTTTGACTCACTAGGGTCTGCACTGGAAAAGCTCTGACGTCGGGCCCTCCCCACTTCCTTTACTCGCAACACCCACCTGCGGCTGAGGCTGTGcctgccttcttccttccttccttgggaGCCGTGAAAACTAAGCCCCCTTCCTAGCTCCTCCCAGACGGGGCAGAAGCTCTTCTGTGTCCTCAGGATTGAGGACGGAGGCAGGACCTGTTTCCTTCATGGCCTCGCTGAAAATGTGGGCAGGAAGGGGAGGTTTGGCATTGTTCCCTTGGCCTTAAAATCAGCCCTGCAGACAGTGCATCAGCCTTCTTTAGCTAGGCCTCTTGCAGGGCATACAAAAGTGAATGAGGTGAGTTGGCAGTGGCCCAAATCTGCTGAGATGGGGTAGAGTAGCAAGCTACCCCTTATGTCTCACCCATTCCTTTTGGTCCTTCCACATTAGTAATAATCATAATTCTAACTGTAATAATATTATGGCTAACATGCACAGAGCTTTACTGTGTGCCACATGGTAAAGCACTCTATGTGGCTTTTCTCACTtaatgctcacagcagccttatgagctacttattatttttatctccatttcacagataaggaagcCAGGTTTTCACCCCACAGTGAGGATGGATGGGGCATTGTGAAACAactgaaggcaggaaggaaagatgaGCAGGGATGACAAGTACTTCCAGAAACgccccctttctctccccaccacttcttttttccttggtctcttccttccctgccctaGTGGAgcagaaagaagcaaaaataaagtaaaaataaatagaaggaacTAAAGGCACATCCTCAGTTCCACAGTGATGCCCCCTACCCCTGCCTACCAAGGCACTAGAGGCAGGGGATGAGCCAGCTAAAGTGAAGAAAGGAGGGGCCCACTCTGTTTCTACAGCAACCAAATTACTAGGGCTGCCAAAAGACCACAGTCCAAATCCCCTCCACCACATTGGGTGGTACAGTAGCGTCCCCTTTCCCAGCCTGCCAAGCTGGAGCAGTTGGCATGCACCACTACCAAAGTCCCACTGAGCCTCTCCTGGGAGCCCATTCTTTTGCCTGGCCTGAAGCCGGTTAACTCCTCCCCCAGCGCAGCACCAGGTCTCCCAGGCTGACAGCTCTTCCAGGCTTCCCTGACCCTTGTGCTATCCTCCCCCTGGCTGCAAGAGGAGAAAGCTTCCCAAGTTTTGCTGAGTGGGGTCTACAGCACTGTAGCCATTCAAGCATGGATTGGAGCCTCCCAGACCCATGCCTGGACTCCTCATTGCCACTCCTCCAGGTGTCTTGTCCCAGCCCCCAGGTTATCCTGGGTAGCAATTCGCTCAAAATGAGGGCCCTGTAGAATGCTGCCATCACCCATCCCTAGGCAGCTGCCTCCTCCAGCACAAAGATCTAGACTCCTGCTGCAAAGTTCTGCCCATATACCCTTTAAGGAAACACTCAACCCTTCCCTACCCTATTGGTTCTTGCTGTGCCTCCCCAACACCTGCTAGGTCTCCAGTTATTGCAGGACATAAAAAGTACTGGGATGGATGAGTCCAGATGTAAGTAACAGGGAGCATTGATTAGCACAGTATATATTTAAACAGGACATACAATCTTATCCCGTGTCCTCACACTCATCCGCAGTGACCCTTCCCCAAATcccattttcctcctctcctccagcaGAGAGTTCCCACACTCTGGCCGGCAGGCTGAGCtggcctggctcctcccctgaggcccaggcaatgcccaccccacccccagctgccgcAGGTGGTGCTCACCTTACCTTACGGTCTAGGTGCTCTCAGGGGCTGCTAGCTTGTGTGGTTCCTCCTGTGAGATACAGAGAGGTCAGCCAGACCCAGGTGCCAGGCCAGCAGACAAGTGGCAGTGGGCGGGGATCTGGGCAGGAGTGGCCTGGCGCTTCCTGGCAGAGAATCCTGCCTCTCAGCCACCCTAAAGACCGGTAGGGGAGAGTGTCTCCATCTGTTGGCAAAGTCCAGCCGAGGCAAGGGAGTAGCTGAGGATCCCAAAAGTCAGTGAACTTGCTAGTCTAGGTCtggaaaggaggagagggggagggagacaACCTAGGTGCAGTTGCTGCACCTCGAAACCCCTCCCAGCTATgcttccaaaaaaagaaagaacgaaCCCCTCCCAACAGTGCCCTCTGCCGGTGAGTGGCTGTCCCCAGCCAGTGGCTATTATCAAAGTGGCAGAAGATAAGAAGAGAACCTTAACCAGAGATTCTTAAACTATAATGTACacaagaat
This window contains:
- the UNC5CL gene encoding UNC5C-like protein isoform X2; amino-acid sequence: MHKLLVFSAREVDHRGGCLMLQDTGISLLIPPGAVAVGRQERVSLILVWDLSDGPSLTRAQGLVSPVVACGPHGASFLKPCTLTFKHCAQQPSHARAYSSNTNLLDAKAWKPLGRSGAHASRDECHIHLSHFSLYTCVLEAPLGREARKWLQLAVFCSPLVPGQSHLQLRVYFLNNTPCALQWALTNEQPHGGRLRGPCQLFDFTGARGDQCLKLQYISEGWENVDDSSCQLVPHLHIWHGKCPFRSFCFRRKAANENEDCSALTNEIIVTMHTFQDGLETKYMEILRFQASEEEPWAAPPPVSQPPPCNRLPPELFEQLQMLLEPNSITGNDWRRLASHLGLCGMKIRFLSCQRSPAAAILELFEEQNGSLQELHYLMTVMERLDCASAIQNYLSGTPAGSPARGRARDNRGLELDEKL
- the UNC5CL gene encoding UNC5C-like protein isoform X1, giving the protein MCPQESSFQPSQFLLLVGVPVASVLLLAQCLRWHCPRWRLGISRTPDGQQEPESQPVPLPENEAPRQGLPATLPEIVAFYQELHTPTQGQTVIRQLMHKLLVFSAREVDHRGGCLMLQDTGISLLIPPGAVAVGRQERVSLILVWDLSDGPSLTRAQGLVSPVVACGPHGASFLKPCTLTFKHCAQQPSHARAYSSNTNLLDAKAWKPLGRSGAHASRDECHIHLSHFSLYTCVLEAPLGREARKWLQLAVFCSPLVPGQSHLQLRVYFLNNTPCALQWALTNEQPHGGRLRGPCQLFDFTGARGDQCLKLQYISEGWENVDDSSCQLVPHLHIWHGKCPFRSFCFRRKAANENEDCSALTNEIIVTMHTFQDGLETKYMEILRFQASEEEPWAAPPPVSQPPPCNRLPPELFEQLQMLLEPNSITGNDWRRLASHLGLCGMKIRFLSCQRSPAAAILELFEEQNGSLQELHYLMTVMERLDCASAIQNYLSGTPAGSPARGRARDNRGLELDEKL